Genomic DNA from Telopea speciosissima isolate NSW1024214 ecotype Mountain lineage chromosome 2, Tspe_v1, whole genome shotgun sequence:
ACAGCAGTTTATATTACATTTATGTCTTTTTATCATAGATTTGAGATTATTATTGTCTGTGCAAATTTTAGGTCACAGGGGAAATCTCTTACAATGGTTACAAACTGGAAGAGTTCATTCCTCAGAAAACATCAGCATACATAAGCCAACATGACCTACACATTCCTGAGATGACTGTGAGGGAAACCGTTGATTTCTCCGCATGTTTTCAGGGTGTAGGAAGCCGAGCAGGTAGTCTTTCTTTTGGTTGAATTCTGATggttccttttatttttggctCCCTGTTTGTTTAAGTTCATGACTTAATATTATCTTTCTTCATGTGGCATAAGATATTATGATGGAGGTTAGCAGAAGGGAGAAGCAAGAAGGAATTCTCCCAGATCCATATGTAGATACTTACATGAAGGTACCTATTAGCAATTctagatttctttctctatttaaTTGTTTTCCATATGTATGTTGCCTAGGTATGAGAACAAATGACAAAATCGAAGAAGATAGAACTAGAATAGCTTACTTATCATTTATTTTGAAGTCATGTCACATGCAATATGGAAGAATGAACATACATAAGCTTAAGAGGTATGACAGTTCATGCCAAAGTCTTTGAGTTGATCAGAAGTTTTCTAGACATTTCTTATGAAATTGATTACTAATACATGTGGGAAGGCAGGAAGCCCAATAGCCTCCTCTCTAGCAATCTGCCAAAGCTGTAAGGGAAGATCAAATTCTGAACTAAACAAACTGTCGACGCCGAGTTGCACGCATAATTTGCCAACCAATCTGCCGCCCTGTTGCCCTCTCTATAAGTAAACGAAATTATAGGCCGAAGTGcatcaattaaaattaaaatttcgtGGAACCAGTACCACCCTTTCCAAAAATTGCACCTTCTCTTAAGAATGCCTTGCACAGTCGTGGTAGAATCCGAGTTCACGTGGAAATCCGAAAACCCCAACTCAGCGCAGAGTTTGAACCCATCCCTCAAAGCTCTAAACTCTGCaatgggttaaaaaaaaaaaaaaacacatgtgGGAAGTCCATGTCCTCCCCTCCCTTGCCCTATATGTTTAAACTTCATTTGGAGTTGCTACTAGAATTCTAAGGGCATCCCAAATTCTTGAACTTACGGAAATAATTAGAAAAACACTTTTACAATGATGTTGGAGCAAAGCTACTGCCAGTGGTCTCCAAGCGACTTTATTACATAAGCAAAACTATTGACTAATCCGACCATCTGTAAAAAGTTCAAATCAGGTTTCTTGTTTAGTTGGTTTTGTATTTAATATATGTGATGTATATTTTGTCAAATCCAATAGATGGTCAAAAGACTAGATGATAAGTTGTGGGGTTGGGTTGactaaaattatcattgttaaataaatatttatacttCATAACTGAAGAAGCCACATAAATCACCAATACAACATGaactcttctattttttacattgTAGCTTGCAGTTGGTTATTATTGTGTATTCCAGTTCCATAATAATGGTTTACAAACTGTTTTAACAGGCAATTTCTGTTGAAGGGACAGAAAAAAGCCTCCAAACAGACTACATATTAAAGGTAATAATGCTGTCAAATCTAAAATCTTGCTCTCTTGTTACTCATGTATAATCCATTATTCTGTTCTATGGTAATGATTTGTTTTGCACACCTAAATCAACTCAGATTCTTGGACTTGATATTTGTGCTGATTCAATGGTTGGAGATGCAATGAGAAGAGGTATCTCAGGTGGTCAAAAGAAGAGATTAACAACAGGTAATTTGCATAAAGAAGTGGATAGCGTACACTACATCTAAGTTTGTTCTTGTTATTGATTTCCAGGAGTCAAACTGAATATTACTTTGGGCCCTTAcaagaatcttcttttaaatactATTATGCAGGGGAGATGATTGTGGGTCCAACAAAAGCTCTATTTATGGATGAAATATCAACTGGCTTAGACAGTTCTACTACCTTTCAGATTGCTTCTTGTCTTCAACACTTGGTGCATCTCACAGATGCTACAGCATTTGTTTCACTTCTTCAGCCAGCACCAGAGACCTATGATCTCTTTGATGACATTGTCTTGATGGCTGAAGGGAAAATTGTCTACCATGGTCCTCGTGATGGTGTCATTGAATTCTTTGAGGAATGTGGATTTAGGTGCCCTGAAAGAAAAGGAGCTGCTGATTTCCTCCAAGAGGTAAGTAtgtagctctctctctctctcttggggtCTATATAGAATTTCctaatttcatttcatttcattccaTTCCAGGTCATCTCTAAGAATGATCAAGCACAATACTGGTACTCCACAGAAAAACTGTATAGCTATGTTTCCGTGGATGAATTTTCTAGGAAATTCAAGGCATCTAATATTGGTCATAAGCTATATGGAGAGCTTTCAGAGCCATATGATAAGTCTCAAAGCCATAAAAATGCTATATCCTTCAATATGTACTCTCTAAGTAAATGGGAGCTCTTTAAAGCTTGCATGAGCAGGGAATTTCTGCTCATGAGGCGAAATTATTTCGTATATGTTTTCAAGTCTGTTCAGGTAATTGATTCCACTACATTTGGTATTCTTTCCTCTTACTGATAAAAAAGTTTCTAATTTCCTATGCAGTCTAACATCTACTTGGATACTTACTCCTTGCAGCTTACCATCATTGCATCCATCACAATGACTCTTTTTCTACGGACTCGAATGAGCGTTGATCTGCAGCATGCAAACTATTATATGAGTTCTCTATTTTTTGGGCTTATGGTAGTGATGGCTGACGGATACCCTGAGTTGTCTATGACAGTTTCAAGACTCTCTGTTTTCTACAAACAGAGAGAGTCTTGCTTTTACCCAGCTTGGGCTTATGCAATTCCAGCAGCTATTCTGAAAATTCCACTTTCGGTGATTGCGTCTTTGATTTGGTCTGCTCTTACTTACTATGTCATTGGGTACAGTCCTGAGTTCACTAGGTAAATATTCTGTGGAGAAATGTTTACTGATACTAAATCTAGAGGACGTTTGTATAAACTATCTTTCAGTTGATAGTTTAGCTTTCACTAAAAAAGTTCCAACTTAGAGCTAAGATCTACAAGATTTCACAACTATATCCAATTGATTAAAGTAAATATGGTAGGTATGAAAATTCCATGCTAGCAAAATTCTGTGGTGACAAATCTTGTCAGTGGAATTCAATGGCTCTACCTCTTCTTGCACACCTGTGAGAGGCACCAATTCGTTTCTAGTAACACTCTTGAGAATCTTCTTAATTTGTAAATATGATTTACAACTTGCCTCAACTCAAAAGTcttgtcccaactaaatggggttggctaccaTAGTTGATAAGGTGTTGCCTAAGCGATGCCTTGGCGTCCAGGCGCCCTTTGCCGGAAGAGCGCCTTGACGCCTTGTTGGTATTGTGTTGATTTTTCCCCTCCTCCAACACCTAGGATTGCCTAGATGCCATGAAAACTATGTTGGCTACACGAatcttttttgtccttttaaagCTATCTAAGGTCATATTAGATGTTAATCGAAAGGCATCCATATCTCTTTTCACTAGTTCTCCCAAGGTGATTTTTGGCCTCACATTTGTGCTTTTAATTTCCTTTAATCAGCATCATATCATTCGTTACCAGTGCATTCAATGGGCTTCATTGTACATGGTCAAACCATGTCAAATGACTCCCTCAACTTATCACTATTGGAGCCGGTCCTAAATTACCTGGagtattttgtttcttattttatcttttctattttccaCTCATCCACCTCGACATCCATTTCAgctatatttatttaattatgtatcGGTTCCTTGTAAACATATTTCTATATTAAAAATGCCACTTAGAAGATTTTAAGTGATTACCGTTTTCAATAATTTCCAATCTCTGACTTTTATTCACTTGATGTGTCTTTTAGGTTCCTACGCCAGTTCATTCTACTTTTTGCTGTGCATCTAATGTCGATATCCATGTTCCGGTTTGTTGCCTCACTGTCTAAAACTCACGTTGCAGCTATGGCTTCTGGTGTAATGACTTGGCTGGTCCTCCTTTTATTTAGTGGCTTCATTATCCCACAACGTAAGGCTTTCTATTCTCTTTGTAAATAAAGTCTGGCCTATTTGTTTGAAGTGGAAACACTGAGAGATGCTTTGGCTGCAGCATATATGCCAGTTTGGCTGAAGTGGGGATTTTGGGTTTCTCCATTGACATATGGGGAAATAGGCATGACAGTAAATGAATTTCTTGCTCCTCGTTGGCAAAAGGTGAGCTTCAAACCACCTAATTTTGTTGATTCTTACAAGGAAGGAATTATTCTACACAGGCAATGTTTAGAGGAACCTCTACATGGGCATCTCTATATACTTTTATTTGCCACCTGGAAGCTCAATTGGTGCTCAAACTTTTGTCAATATGTTGACATCATCACCCTTTACCCATGGGCTAAGCTTTAGCCCAAAATCATCATCCCACATGGCAGAATACACGAGTcaatttttgtcaaaattttgatGACTAAAATTGTATGACTGAGTTATTCAATGATGGGATTGGCCAAAAACAGCCTTCCAAATGGCAGAATTGGCTTCACACTAGCTGTCTATGTAGAGATTCCCCTCTGCATGTCTGTGTGGAAAACTTTTTGCCTTCGTACAGTGGAGGCAAAGTAGAATGGCTCTTTGTTCGACTGTAAGAAGACGTAACTAACATAAATATACACGTCGGAAACATGTCGTTTTTACAGATCCTCATAGGAGATTTACTTCAAAACAAGCCTATTAGGATATCAAATTCCTTATTAGCTAAAcgtaaaattggaaaaagatAGGGTATCAGAGATGTGTTGGGGTTACGATGTCTTGTAATCCGTCgcttggtttgtgggttgattccgAAGGGCCGTTAAGAGGCCGTAGGGAATTTCAGTAAAattcctgtatagggtttcactataaataagtagcaagggttctttctctgaaatgcaatctgagagaggtgtgaggatgatcggctgtaaccctattctccattgatagtgaaacagatcatCGACGTAGGTAATCTTgccgaaccatgtaaatccttgtgttcgtTTGTGTGGttgttgtttgcgatttccattcttttctacaTCGTTTTAGGATTCGTTTTCATCGAGATGCACAGGTTTAAAATGGTTCCAAGTTAATGACACCTTAGAAAATTGCCAGAGGGAAGGAAATGGCAGCTTTCAATGAATAATTCGTGTGGAGAAATGTTGACTTTCAATGAATAATTCATGTTATAGATGTTTATATTTCGAAAAAAGAATAGGTAAAAAAATGCTTATATACATCTCTGCATGTTTATGGTCTAGAATTTTGTCTATTTAGAAAATCAAATATGGTAGGAAGAACACACCGTGCCTTTAATTATTTAACCAAAGGAAAGAAtatgcttatttttttttatagaaatatTGGTGTTTCTTGAAGTTGGATCATTGTTCTTAAcatgaacacacacacacacacgggGGCACCTCGGGGTTAAGTTGTTTTAGACAAATTTGAAAGTAAGTAATCTTTTCCTATGTactaaacattttttttttctttagaagGGAACTCTAAATATTGTTTACTGTGGCTTCCATAATTCGTTTTTTTTGGGTCTTTCTTTTGCCCTGTTTTTCCCCTCTAGGTCAATCGCTAtgtttctctttatttttttttttttcatttctgtaGAATAGGTTACATGGTTTGAtcggattttttttctaaaatgcATTATTGTAACCAATGGATTGGGTCTCTCGTATTCGCTTACCATTGTGGAAATGAATAGTCCTTTGTATACTAACTAATCGCAGTTCTATTTGTTGAATAAACAAATTCTTCATTCATAATTAGTCTTACTTTCTATAAACCAAAAGTTTGATCATCCATTTGTCAATACTTATTACtgtttgttctcctttttagaTGTCTACAAACAGTACCCTAAGTCAACAAATACTTGAAAGTCGTGGCCTCAACTTTGAAAGCTACTTTTATTGGATATCATTTGGCGTCTTATTTGGCTTTGCAATACTTTTTAATATTGGATTTACGTTGACCTTAACTTTTTCAAAGCGtaagtttctctttcttttcttagtgGGTTTGCTAATTAGAAGGGAATAGACTGTATATGATTTTTTAACCCAAGTCTATATGTCTGCAGCTCCTGAGAAGTCCCGTGCTATTATTTCATATGAAAAGCTCTCCCAAATACAAGGAAAAGATGATTCAGTCAATGTTTATGCAGAGGATAAGCCCAATAATGCTTATCCTAAAAGAATTGCAGAAACTAGAAAAGGTGACCATAatttttacttatttattttatttttaagggaaaaatagAACTGTCAGAATTTAAAGTTATAAACagtagcatagttgtcaaggcatcacctaggtATCCAaactctttcttgggtccaaggagATAGCacgccttgttgacacttcacaAGTTTACAGTGATTTATGTGTATTGTTTGTTTTTCGATGAATATGTTTGTATTATATCCtatactttgtttattatatgttgattttctcatATGAGGTCATtgctagcataattatatcatattgcattgatatggcttcaaTGTTGTATATAAGCATAagtatataaaattatcattgctatattacatagtCATATACTGTACGCCTAGGCGCCTAGGAAACACTTAGGCGGGCACCTTGTCACCTGGGGCACCCCTTCAATACCTGGGGTGGCCTAGTCACCTTGACAATTATGAACAGTAGCCATGTAATTCTTCCCCATCTTGTAGTGCAAGGGTGATTTTCCAATATCTCCTATTTATTCATGAATGCTGCTACTGATTCCACAGGAAAGATGGTCCTACCTTTTGAGCCCTTAACAGTTGTATTTCAAGATCTTCAATACTACATTGACACTCCTTTGGTAATCAACCCGAGACAGTCTACTTACATTTGTTTCTAGGAATTTTCTTTCTGTAAGAAGCTGTTAGACAAAATGATGATGCTTACTTCAACCTTTGGATATCAGGAAATGAGAGAGCGAGGTTTCACACAAAAAAGGCTACAACTTCTTCATGATATTACTGGTTCATTTAAGCCCGGCGTCCTTACAGCATTGATGGGTGTCAGTGGAGCTGGTAAAACAACTCTTATGGATGTTCTTTCTGGAAGAAAAACTGGTGGGTATATTGAAGGAACAATAATGATTGGTGGGTATCCCAAGGTTCAAGAGACATTTGCCAGGATATCAGGTTATTGTGAGCAGAATGATATACATTCTCCTCAAATCACTGTACAAGAATCGGTTATATATTCTGCTTGGTTGCGGCTTTCACCTCAAATTGATGCAAATGCAAAAGCTGTATGACATCCTTTAGAGAAGATTAAATAGTTAttggctatatatatatatatatatttttctccCTTTAAATAATCTGAGACTCAGAATTGGTTCAATATGTTTTTCACAGGAATTTGTAAATGAAGTTCTTGAGACTATTGAGCTTGATGGAATTAAAGATTCTTTGGTAGGCATTCCTGGTGTTAATGGTTTGTCTACTGAGCAGCGCAAACGTCTCACAATAGCTGTGGAGCTTGTTGCCAACCCATCTATTATCTTCCTGGATGAACCTACATCAGGTTTGGATGCTAGAGCAGCTGCCATAGTTATACGGGCAGTAAAAAATGTGGTTGACACTGGACGGACAATTGTTTGCACCATCCACCAACCAAGTATTGACATATTTGAAACATTTGATGAGGTATGATCTCAAGTTTCTGTCTACATGAACAAAATATGACTACAAAGTTTTGACATGTCAAGTGTTGAGATTAAGAATCTATGTTGTTACCCATAGGAGTAATGAGGATGGATTATGCCAATATTGAGCAGCTGCAAATATATTCAATGTTTCGCACCTAACCTGTGTAATTACAAGTTCTAACAAGCATAGTAAGCAGGGTTATTGAACTATTCAGTagatattatttaatttttattctaATGCATATTTTACAACTCTTATAGTTGATTCTAATGAAAACTGGAGGACGGATAATCTATGCTGGACCATTGGGCCAACGGTCAAGTAAGGTTATTGAATATTTTGAGGTAAGTTTCCTTTgacataatttatttatttattgctttgaaatattttttttctacatCATTCGAACTTAGATATACCAGTTCTATTAGAAATAAGTTGGCGAATCTTTGTTTCACTTCTCTGCATCTTTCTATTAGAGTATTTCTGGGGTACCAAAGATTAAGGATAACTACAACCCAGCAACATGGATGTTAGAGGTCACATCTACGTCTGCAGAGACAGAAGTTGGTGTAGATTTTGCGCAACTTTATAAGGAGTCTTCTTTATACGAGTAAGCATCTGAGCATTTCACATTTAGCTAAACTAGATGGTGTTAACAATCTATTATTTGCATATTTTGGAATAATATTCAAGAACTTCACCCCCAACCCAAAGATTTTGCAGCCCAAGCAATTACTGATGTAGACAGGTTCTTGGGCCAAAAGTATAGCCGCGGGAACTAAGGAACCAGATCCATAACTCTAAATAAGTGGATCAGGTTCGTTGGCCTTTGGGCCAACCAGCCTTGGCTGGGCCAGCCCATGCGGCTCGGTGTTTTTGGCTCACTCAAAGCCAAATCGTGGGGGATGGGTAGCTTGGTCAACGAGTTatcttttaattaatttgtttttttttttaatttcaatattTGTTTACTCAGTAAGTCTTATCAACTAAGTCCTTAGAttatattcatccaaaaaaaagtcCTTAGATTACTGGTTGTGCAAGCCTCAATTCTTCCTTGTAAGAGGCTTCtagtttctttcctttttttttttttttgtattctcAGTTTTGGAAAGTTTCTACTATATGTGTAATGGATGTCCTGGGTCCTCCCTGCtattttaatgaaaaagaaattgatttGCTTTGTGCAATATGTTGCTGTGAGAGACAGTGAGGTGAGAGACCTCAGGGTGTGATACCCttggctgagatagccttctccttcctccccttctctcctcCAGTCGGTACTCTATTTTCCCCATTGTGATTTTACTTTCTCAACACATCTGAGACCACCTGAACCTTATTGGAGCTTCTGATTTCATCTACTGAAGTTCTCTTTCAAGTCCCAAGTTGCTGCTGCCTTTGTTACTGATCAGAGAAGGATTCCCAGCATCTGTGGTTCTGCTTTTCAAGGGTTCTGCTGCTACTTTGACTTCACAGATCTGAACAACCAACCATCCACTTTGGCTGATATGTAGAGGATCAAACCCCCATATTAGGAGCTCCACTTGACTGGGATTTGGGAGCTTTCTGAGGTCAGGTTGCGGAGATATAAAATCTCCCTATTTTAGCCCTAGTTCAAGAAGATGAGAGATCTCAGAATTGAGCCACCAACTTGATCTGGATTTTTGAGGACTGATTCCCTTCTTCAAGACCTCCacttgatgctgattgggtgtACATCAGATGGCTAGGTTTGCTTAACTCCATTAGTTACTAATTTTTTacttcagtttctattttcatgtcatTGTAATATCTCAGCATTTAACCGTTATTTTGGTCTGAGTTTTTTAGGAGTTATTCGCCCCCTAGAGACCCAAAATTGATGGGAATATAAGGCCCATCCAACATGTGTAGCTACTAATTCTAAATTGGGTGATTTTCTGGTTGTTTGACCTTGTCCCAGGACTGAGGCGGCagtactgctactgctgctgtttGTTATTCCTTGTGGCTGGGGTTATTCAACACTCTTACTAGGTGCTGTTAGAAGTTGTAAGAGTTATTTTACCCACTGTTATCTATTCTTAGGAATTATTCATATATTGTCCAAGTCTGAAACCAGTGtttgatttgagttttatttgaTCCTAACTGGGGTTAGGTTATTTCACACCTAGCTTTACATTTAGTACATTTTAAAACACTGAGTTATTATT
This window encodes:
- the LOC122652011 gene encoding pleiotropic drug resistance protein 3-like isoform X4 → MAQLAGEDEIESLGIELAEIGRSLRNSFQHHTSSFRSYSKRNSMSDTDGDDSSKAEDDEFNLQWAAIERLPSYQRLKLSLFDDGSNDDQSESKDVKGKRVVDVTKLRALERHAFIEKLIKHIENDNLRLWRKLRERIDKVGVKLPTVEVRYKNLSVEAECEVVHGKPLPTLWHTLRSKLFTFAKLPGSKSRVVKISILKDVSGIIKPGRMTLLLGPPGSGKTTLLLALSGKLDQSLKVTGEISYNGYKLEEFIPQKTSAYISQHDLHIPEMTVRETVDFSACFQGVGSRADIMMEVSRREKQEGILPDPYVDTYMKAISVEGTEKSLQTDYILKILGLDICADSMVGDAMRRGISGGQKKRLTTGEMIVGPTKALFMDEISTGLDSSTTFQIASCLQHLVHLTDATAFVSLLQPAPETYDLFDDIVLMAEGKIVYHGPRDGVIEFFEECGFRCPERKGAADFLQEVISKNDQAQYWYSTEKLYSYVSVDEFSRKFKASNIGHKLYGELSEPYDKSQSHKNAISFNMYSLSKWELFKACMSREFLLMRRNYFVYVFKSVQLTIIASITMTLFLRTRMSVDLQHANYYMSSLFFGLMVVMADGYPELSMTVSRLSVFYKQRESCFYPAWAYAIPAAILKIPLSVIASLIWSALTYYVIGYSPEFTRFLRQFILLFAVHLMSISMFRFVASLSKTHVAAMASGVMTWLVLLLFSGFIIPQPYMPVWLKWGFWVSPLTYGEIGMTVNEFLAPRWQKMSTNSTLSQQILESRGLNFESYFYWISFGVLFGFAILFNIGFTLTLTFSKPPEKSRAIISYEKLSQIQGKDDSVNVYAEDKPNNAYPKRIAETRKGKMVLPFEPLTVVFQDLQYYIDTPLEMRERGFTQKRLQLLHDITGSFKPGVLTALMGVSGAGKTTLMDVLSGRKTGGYIEGTIMIGGYPKVQETFARISGYCEQNDIHSPQITVQESVIYSAWLRLSPQIDANAKAEFVNEVLETIELDGIKDSLVGIPGVNGLSTEQRKRLTIAVELVANPSIIFLDEPTSGLDARAAAIVIRAVKNVVDTGRTIVCTIHQPSIDIFETFDELILMKTGGRIIYAGPLGQRSSKVIEYFESISGVPKIKDNYNPATWMLEVTSTSAETEVGVDFAQLYKESSLYEDNNELVKKLSTPPPASKDLHFPTRYPQNGWGQFKVCLWKQNLSYWRSPNYNLRRFAFTFIASLLFGALFWKQGQKINTEQDLFNILGGMYVAVLQIGINNSTAVLPFVSMERTVLYRERAAGMYSSWAYSFAQVVIELPYIFSQVCMYVIITYPMIGYYPSAYKILWYTYAMFCVLLSFNYIGMLLVAVTPSIHIATILSPAFNISMNLLAGFLIPRPQIPTWWLWLYYLVPTSWTLNGLLTSQYGDIETEIMALGETQTVSTFISNYFGFSYNRLNTVAVVLIFYPVAFAFVFSYCIGKLNFQKR
- the LOC122652011 gene encoding pleiotropic drug resistance protein 3-like isoform X1, encoding MTLLLGPPGSGKTTLLLALSGKLDQSLKVTGEISYNGYKLEEFIPQKTSAYISQHDLHIPEMTVRETVDFSACFQGVGSRADIMMEVSRREKQEGILPDPYVDTYMKAISVEGTEKSLQTDYILKILGLDICADSMVGDAMRRGISGGQKKRLTTEGKIVYHGPRDGVIEFFEECGFRCPERKGAADFLQEVISKNDQAQYWYSTEKLYSYVSVDEFSRKFKASNIGHKLYGELSEPYDKSQSHKNAISFNMYSLSKWELFKACMSREFLLMRRNYFVYVFKSVQLTIIASITMTLFLRTRMSVDLQHANYYMSSLFFGLMVVMADGYPELSMTVSRLSVFYKQRESCFYPAWAYAIPAAILKIPLSVIASLIWSALTYYVIGYSPEFTRFLRQFILLFAVHLMSISMFRFVASLSKTHVAAMASGVMTWLVLLLFSGFIIPQPYMPVWLKWGFWVSPLTYGEIGMTVNEFLAPRWQKMSTNSTLSQQILESRGLNFESYFYWISFGVLFGFAILFNIGFTLTLTFSKPPEKSRAIISYEKLSQIQGKDDSVNVYAEDKPNNAYPKRIAETRKGKMVLPFEPLTVVFQDLQYYIDTPLEMRERGFTQKRLQLLHDITGSFKPGVLTALMGVSGAGKTTLMDVLSGRKTGGYIEGTIMIGGYPKVQETFARISGYCEQNDIHSPQITVQESVIYSAWLRLSPQIDANAKAEFVNEVLETIELDGIKDSLVGIPGVNGLSTEQRKRLTIAVELVANPSIIFLDEPTSGLDARAAAIVIRAVKNVVDTGRTIVCTIHQPSIDIFETFDELILMKTGGRIIYAGPLGQRSSKVIEYFESISGVPKIKDNYNPATWMLEVTSTSAETEVGVDFAQLYKESSLYEDNNELVKKLSTPPPASKDLHFPTRYPQNGWGQFKVCLWKQNLSYWRSPNYNLRRFAFTFIASLLFGALFWKQGQKINTEQDLFNILGGMYVAVLQIGINNSTAVLPFVSMERTVLYRERAAGMYSSWAYSFAQVVIELPYIFSQVCMYVIITYPMIGYYPSAYKILWYTYAMFCVLLSFNYIGMLLVAVTPSIHIATILSPAFNISMNLLAGFLIPRPQIPTWWLWLYYLVPTSWTLNGLLTSQYGDIETEIMALGETQTVSTFISNYFGFSYNRLNTVAVVLIFYPVAFAFVFSYCIGKLNFQKR